Proteins from a genomic interval of Quercus lobata isolate SW786 chromosome 11, ValleyOak3.0 Primary Assembly, whole genome shotgun sequence:
- the LOC115967697 gene encoding protein DMR6-LIKE OXYGENASE 2-like: MGEVDPAFIQEPEHRPKISYIEGKGVPLIDLSPILPSNNVSAIEFEGLVKEVGDACKEWGFFQVINHGVPLEKREKIDGASRKFFAQSLEEKRKVRRNEKKVTGYYDTEHTKNVRDWKEVFDFAVEEPTIVPASHEPDDKEVIEWKNQWPEYPPELRETCQDYGQEMVKLAYKLLELIALSLDLPADRFHGFFKDQTSFIRLNHYPPCPTPELALGVGRHKDAGALTILAQDDVGGLEVKQKTDGEWVRVKPTPDAYIINVGDIIQVWSNDTYESVEHRVIVNSERERFSYPFFLLPPLSTMVEPLEELTNEKNPAKFKAYNWGEFINNRSRSNFQKQKVENLQISDFKISE, translated from the exons ATGGGAGAGGTTGATCCAGCTTTCATCCAAGAACCTGAACACAGGCCAAAAATCTCCTACATCGAAGGCAAAGGTGTCCCACTAATCGATCTTTCTCCAATACTCCCCTCCAACAATGTTTCTGCGATTGAATTTGAAGGCCTTGTTAAAGAGGTAGGCGATGCATGCAAGGAGTGGGGGTTCTTCCAGGTGATCAATCATGGGGTGCCTTTGGAGAAGCGAGAGAAGATTGATGGTGCCTCGAGGAAATTCTTTGCTCAGAGTTtggaggagaagaggaaggtGAGGAGGAATGAGAAGAAGGTGACTGGTTACTATGACACAGAACATACCAAGAATGTTAGGGACTGGAAAGAAGTGTTTGATTTTGCTGTAGAGGAACCCACTATAGTCCCTGCCTCGCATGAGCCTGATGACAAGGAAGTCATTGAATGGAAAAATCAGTGGCCTGAGTACCCTCCAGAATTAAG GGAGACATGCCAAGACTATGGTCAAGAGATGGTAAAACTAGCTTACAAGTTATTGGAACTTATTGCACTGTCCCTAGACTTGCCAGCAGATAGGTTCCATGGCTTCTTCAAAGATCAGACCAGTTTCATCCGTCTAAATCACTATCCACCTTGCCCAACCCCTGAGTTAGCGCTCGGTGTCGGTCGGCACAAGGATGCTGGTGCCTTAACCATCCTTGCTCAAGATGATGTTGGAGGATTGGAAGTGAAGCAGAAAACAGATGGAGAGTGGGTTCGGGTCAAACCCACCCCAGACGCTTATATCATCAATGTTGGTGACATTATTCAG GTTTGGAGCAATGACACATATGAGAGTGTGGAGCACAGGGTGATAGTGAAttcagagagagaaaggttcTCATATCCATTCTTCTTACTACCTCCACTCTCCACCATGGTTGAGCCTTTGGAGGAGCTGACGAATGAGAAAAACCCTGCTAAATTTAAGGCATACAACTGGGGAGAGTTTATAAATAACAGAAGTCGAAgtaatttccaaaaacaaaaagttgaaaaccTGCAAATTAGTGATTTCAAGATATCAGAGTAG